The Longimicrobium terrae genome has a segment encoding these proteins:
- the pth gene encoding aminoacyl-tRNA hydrolase, whose amino-acid sequence MAGAKVIVGLGNPGREYENTRHNAGWWLLDALAQRWGVPKFRAEKTQANATTRVEPHQVRLIKPLTYMNRSGGVLVGLKRMGALDLSKDLLVLVDDIALEPGRVRFRATGSAGGHNGLKSIEQALGSRDYPRLRIGVGAKPEGRDLADWVLSPLPKPDRKLIDERLPELCDAVEVWMRDGVEAAMDRYNR is encoded by the coding sequence GTGGCCGGCGCCAAGGTGATCGTGGGGCTGGGAAACCCCGGCCGCGAGTACGAGAACACCCGCCACAACGCGGGATGGTGGCTTCTGGACGCCCTGGCCCAGCGCTGGGGCGTCCCCAAGTTCCGGGCGGAAAAGACGCAGGCCAACGCCACCACGCGCGTGGAGCCGCACCAGGTTCGCCTCATCAAGCCGCTGACGTACATGAACCGCAGCGGCGGCGTGCTGGTGGGCCTCAAGCGCATGGGGGCGCTGGATCTGTCGAAGGACCTTCTGGTTCTGGTGGATGACATCGCGCTGGAGCCCGGCCGCGTGCGGTTTCGCGCGACGGGGAGCGCGGGCGGGCACAACGGGCTCAAGTCCATCGAGCAGGCGCTGGGTTCCCGCGATTATCCGCGTCTGCGGATCGGCGTGGGGGCCAAGCCGGAGGGGCGCGACCTGGCGGACTGGGTGCTGTCTCCGTTGCCCAAACCCGACCGCAAGCTGATCGACGAGCGATTGCCGGAGTTGTGCGACGCCGTCGAAGTCTGGATGCGCGACGGCGTGGAAGCCGCGATGGACCGATACAACCGCTGA
- a CDS encoding 50S ribosomal protein L25 gives MASPKTLKAVARDASGKGVARKLRQQGRVPAVVYGHGDKPLGISVDGHELELLMAASGVNAIVRLELDGQATQDVLLREVQMHPYRPEVLHLDFFHVHAGERVHVRVPVSLTGIPTGVREGGGVMDQVLYDLDMEVMPDRIPDVLELDVSGLAVGESIRVSDVATGDYKILQDGDLPIVSVIAPRTAEPTAAEAEAAAEA, from the coding sequence ATGGCCAGTCCCAAGACCCTCAAGGCCGTCGCCCGCGACGCCAGCGGCAAGGGCGTCGCCCGCAAGCTGCGCCAGCAGGGCCGCGTGCCCGCCGTCGTCTACGGCCACGGCGACAAGCCGCTCGGCATTTCGGTCGACGGCCACGAGCTGGAGCTGCTCATGGCGGCCAGCGGCGTGAACGCCATCGTCCGCCTGGAGCTTGACGGCCAGGCCACGCAGGACGTGCTGCTGCGCGAAGTGCAGATGCACCCGTACCGCCCGGAAGTCCTTCACCTGGACTTCTTCCACGTTCACGCCGGCGAGCGCGTGCACGTCCGCGTGCCCGTGTCGCTCACCGGCATCCCCACCGGCGTGCGCGAAGGCGGCGGCGTGATGGACCAGGTGCTGTACGACCTGGACATGGAAGTGATGCCGGACCGCATTCCGGACGTGCTGGAGCTGGACGTGTCCGGCCTGGCCGTGGGCGAGTCCATCCGCGTGAGCGACGTGGCCACCGGCGATTACAAGATCCTGCAGGATGGCGATCTGCCCATCGTGTCGGTGATCGCGCCGCGCACGGCCGAGCCGACCGCGGCGGAAGCCGAAGCGGCCGCCGAGGCGTGA
- a CDS encoding PIN domain-containing protein — MAQNPANSGESSDYDAFVLKDLFPDAESIFSFEPRPLLVIAPESLIVLDTNVLLLPYNTGKNSLAEIASTYRRYVVEKRLMVPGQVAREFAKNRSDKLKDLFQQISRKRDVDLKSQSYPLLESLDQYQAVKAAEAALAKQLTEYRSSVDQLLKVIRNWNWNDPVSALYRELFSAGVVFDPELDREELRKDLAHRQAHRIPPGFKDSNKPDGGVGDLIIWHTILAAAKARGLDVIFVSNDVKNDWWYQSEKQQLYPRFELVEEFRRISGGKTLHVVRFSEFLELVGAQPEVVNEVRVSEAQHPEITVGRASSTYPLMRRWLETLYPDRDVEYTFFPDLTVKTEVGWMGVETRFMLDASAAEATINHLLSVSRGLRSDEGYLAVDVVLIAPDSRVANAITKVAAQMGGTSPGNGLVVGYLRGDGEFVPISSVDAHVW, encoded by the coding sequence ATGGCCCAGAATCCGGCTAATAGTGGCGAATCCAGCGATTACGACGCTTTCGTTTTAAAAGATCTCTTCCCTGACGCGGAGAGTATCTTCTCTTTCGAGCCGCGTCCCTTGCTGGTAATCGCGCCGGAGTCGCTCATTGTACTGGACACAAATGTGCTTCTCCTCCCTTACAACACTGGCAAGAATAGCCTCGCCGAGATCGCTTCAACCTACCGGCGCTACGTTGTAGAGAAGCGCTTGATGGTACCTGGGCAGGTCGCACGAGAATTTGCTAAGAACCGTTCCGATAAGCTCAAGGATCTATTTCAACAGATCTCTCGGAAGCGGGATGTGGATTTGAAATCGCAGTCCTACCCATTGCTCGAGTCCTTAGACCAGTATCAAGCTGTGAAGGCGGCGGAGGCTGCGCTTGCTAAACAGCTTACCGAGTACCGGAGCAGCGTCGACCAATTGCTGAAGGTCATCCGGAACTGGAATTGGAACGACCCGGTTAGCGCTCTGTATCGAGAGCTATTCTCTGCCGGAGTGGTATTCGATCCTGAGTTGGACAGAGAAGAGTTGCGCAAAGATTTGGCGCATCGTCAAGCTCATCGGATCCCGCCCGGTTTCAAAGATTCCAACAAACCTGACGGGGGTGTTGGTGACTTGATCATTTGGCACACGATCCTGGCTGCTGCGAAAGCACGTGGGTTGGACGTGATCTTTGTTTCTAACGATGTGAAGAACGACTGGTGGTATCAAAGCGAGAAACAGCAACTCTATCCCCGCTTTGAACTCGTTGAGGAGTTCCGGCGGATCTCCGGGGGGAAAACGCTTCACGTAGTTCGTTTTTCAGAGTTTCTGGAACTCGTCGGCGCACAACCCGAGGTGGTGAATGAGGTGCGCGTGAGCGAGGCCCAACATCCGGAAATTACGGTAGGGCGGGCAAGCTCGACATATCCGCTGATGCGGCGATGGCTCGAAACTTTGTACCCCGACCGGGATGTTGAGTATACATTCTTTCCCGACTTGACGGTCAAAACTGAGGTTGGGTGGATGGGAGTAGAGACTCGCTTCATGCTTGACGCAAGCGCAGCCGAAGCTACCATCAATCATCTTCTAAGTGTGTCCCGGGGGCTTAGGAGTGACGAGGGCTACCTTGCCGTTGATGTGGTGCTTATAGCGCCCGATTCGCGAGTAGCCAATGCGATTACCAAAGTGGCAGCGCAGATGGGTGGTACCTCGCCAGGTAATGGTTTGGTTGTAGGTTACCTCCGAGGTGATGGGGAGTTTGTTCCCATTTCATCGGTCGACGCGCACGTTTGGTAG